A single region of the Echinicola jeungdonensis genome encodes:
- a CDS encoding class I SAM-dependent methyltransferase: MTQIKDEWNDGDSYEYFMGRWSSLMAIKFLRWLDIPSHKNWLDIGCGTGALSQAIENYESPSSLSGIDTSIGYIEKAKQRVSMNRDFKVGNVDDLPFDDQRFDVVVSGLALNFFPDIENALLE; this comes from the coding sequence TATGAATATTTTATGGGAAGATGGAGTTCGTTAATGGCCATTAAATTTTTGCGATGGCTTGATATTCCTTCCCATAAGAACTGGCTCGATATTGGTTGTGGAACGGGGGCCTTGAGCCAGGCCATTGAAAATTATGAGAGCCCCTCAAGCTTATCAGGTATAGATACATCCATCGGATACATTGAAAAAGCGAAGCAAAGGGTTTCAATGAACCGGGATTTTAAAGTCGGTAATGTTGATGATTTGCCATTTGATGATCAAAGATTTGATGTCGTAGTATCGGGGCTTGCACTAAACTTCTTCCCTGATATAGAGAATGCTTTATTGGAATGA